In Topomyia yanbarensis strain Yona2022 chromosome 2, ASM3024719v1, whole genome shotgun sequence, one DNA window encodes the following:
- the LOC131684907 gene encoding uncharacterized protein LOC131684907, with product MIQALFVVLVILSSPVFGDDHITTSGADGILHREKRIVYTFNSATGVLVALSIPLIIPGRNIFVSYNFEMNYNMPTDSTDYTQGALKRVDTPEINTRDLKDQVQLVRRSATFTRKKAYRSLEIQLNKMGLNGKRCVLRAICEASDVPMYEHNGILGDLLQILLTPSHSANENLPAEFYRAEELGHKHDCSKYRRHCPKSILDVISVLL from the exons ATGATTCAAGCTTTATTCGTTGTACTGGTTATCTTATCCTCTCCCGTTTTCGGTGATGATCACATCACCACCAGTGGTGCGGACGGTATTTTGCATCGTGAGAAACGGATCGTATatacgttcaacagtgccaCCGGT GTTTTGGTCGCCCTTTCGATTCCGTTGATCATTCCgggaagaaatatttttgtttcgtacAACTTTGAAATGAACTACAATATGCCAACGGATTCGACGGATTACACGCAGGGTGCTTTGAAACGAGTGGATACTCCGGAAATCAACACACGTGATTTGAAAGACCAGGTACAACTAGTGCGAAGAAGTGCCACGTTCACAAGGAAGAAGGCGTACAGATCGCTTGAAATACAACTGAACAA GATGGGCTTGAACGGTAAACGATGCGTTTTAAGAGCGATTTGTGAAGCCTCAGATGTGCCAATGTACGAACACAATGGAATCTTGGGAGATTTACTTCAAATATTGCTGAC TCCATCCCATTCGGCGAACGAAAACCTTCCGGCGGAGTTTTATCGAGCAGAGGAGTTGGGCCACAAACACGACTGCAGTAAATATCGTAGACATTGTCCCAAAAGTATATTAGATGTGATAAGTGTGTTGTTGTGA
- the LOC131684905 gene encoding uncharacterized protein LOC131684905, with translation MGLFGWIKKDTNLHRRRESAPPVTKNITESGASANRDQAYIDKLNKFNEWRAKQRLERISEGCTLVSPDRRIPSVIEEEKDSEGGEVSDFSSDIDINSEERRVLNRRLDIPKSPRYTRHRQDAGVPKKPKRSVEFYRNINRIPENGEHSLNNGKNNNVHERFSLPSVMASATPGRIKFNVSKTNNNTIYENEREEFEQMRTNDTIGDTYAVESPPSRFYKENSSPYSKNSLACRTSPAVVDSTSKKAVNLLQKSARSRSFKDKPAPPPPMPSSDPPVLVEKKHNRTIGSGSESPFAGSYRKYDLNSSSIYDEHIISSRAYRGDMKPLNSTANSPASKERRKSPSYQTVINKHGDLVDYALPFSDTTDTQSELNCTNDIRACEEVINENFRFLNSDIQRSTVVIDDSTSMIHEPISVLKERAPQIVTDLDRSNQSTVKGEEVGLFDEVDLVIHEPQDILLELDSLEKWSKSIQLSDDFLQKQFTEKGLLEYFQRSSSQLLICWPKEVHYRVGALRSSFMAPLEFSCGMFRNTPVTLRKYSLSVERSLYFAEEACKKDFELLNQIKHYAIATLMAVCYDAGLNQATLVFEPFDFTLFDYIHKMNKRLSLLHAITVVQQISLAVSYLQECGYIHSNISSGCILMRRYPYTVKLTSFELTTEASDSIRKEIEERYGSTSSSRNSMTSSQHEELKKITTYSRLIKNDEQFLRDKYRKLSKQVSESRKGQISPLGDTGAYDCRTSRYLPYCKEYREKFSLFYYVAPELLVPKSNFVFPSKNTDVYSLTLLLWEILNGYVPFVVYSRQELEKLQASASLQLPMFEKERCDRFRQVFENGLAYLNGRKLTVTDILDTLECLLIENGLNKNFQANEFAEDYEEQLNASEIRKKNELNDIRKQNAMEKTDKIYFQSTNTQPDYVNKTTNGSADSAVPKRTKPQPKKPSRKINKTPVQKEAVDESKPKKSPFGSSFNLSHSAIYQSIFDFNNKFLSPRSSKQVVYGRTSTVKKHKKPDRSSKRAAKELFEPTTFDNQTGSFHRLSTTESDNNPDKVPIANIQQTKQNEPETIGPLEVYCKESPAKTNINSEKSKFLKEIIVDEPPAYDCTNENQQAVSCDSSPGTKRKSLCSKLSNSMRFTIGDFTLPDTPIARKNKIRKHAWLSDQKLVISDENTSTPVSPQGRRTCSFFNDLSSQVGRDSRSHGGLSNPLNLNISSSMQEIKPRRINISVNVIRTPEMGEKLKAHSQEFNKTTPTIVDIDLDEPAAREVNNKAESVHNVFEGTLWKKEKEICERSKLHHSADSLDEGQADTSATVITAHLTSVRDAIRKIETTFEDTGYDYSPNRKLDCSKKPPEGKVISEESVVVEENLLIPTKVLELEKTIEQHPLESEPPRAVTRLDVVLTNNTLNKKEELLQYQQQTVLPETPVFNPNSQLFIRRKANNAASVIQRTVYRESIVSSSDLPGLDTTNTSQASSTALPAGSARKKKLTTRVTVNMRKISRRASDIGTSPASSRPSSLNLDEDLPPSGCLTPTNGTAPVRHSCGNDLLKAFTKLRLVQSNEESGGSRSVSVNEDRGVERRSMCTPVKSTGSGRTEKFVCCNCGSSMVPADSLNVPTGSRIGVSAAFGDLNFPRESLASMFEDNLGFIQQPVPGTPMSRQALAAIPNAKSTEDLYIDDDFYQGLNLGANMELVEFIDDGHYLDEFGYDIYTTEEIYDAEELEENAGQEPIGNGDPKEEEQFLFKCANLNPTSTEEIGSVFSPTQPEEELKQLGQEDMDK, from the exons GGACACTAACCTGCACCGACGCCGCGAGAGTGCACCACCGGTTACCAAGAACATAACCGAAAGCGGTGCCAGCGCCAACCGGGACCAGGCGTACATCGACAAGCTGAACAAATTCAACGAATGGCGCGCGAAACAAAGACTTGAAAGAATTAGTGAGGGATGTACGCTGGTGTCACCCGACCGTAGGATTCCGAGTGTTATTGAGGAGGAAAAGGACTCCGAAGGTGGCGAGGTCAGTGACTTCAGTTCGgacattgacatcaacagcgAGGAACGTAGGGTTTTGAACCGGAGGCTTGATATCCCAAAAAGTCCTCGATATACCAGACATCGTCAGGACGCAGGTGTACCCAAGAAACCTAAGCGGTCAGTTGAATTCTATAGAAATATTAACAGGATTCCGGAGAATGGCGAGCATAGTTTAAACAATggtaaaaataataatgttcACGAGAGATTTTCGCTTCCGTCCGTGATGGCTTCGGCAACACCCggaagaatcaaattcaacgtTTCCAAAACCAACAATAACACGATCTATGAAAACGAACGTGAAGAGTTTGAACAGATGCGTACAAACGATACAATCGGAGACACCTACGCTGTAGAAAGCCCTCCAAGCAGATTTTATAAAGAAAATTCAAGCCCGTATTCGAAAAATAGTTTGGCCTGTCGCACAAGTCCAGCGGTTGTTGATTCTACATCGAAAAAAGCAGTGAACTTATTGCAGAAGTCAGCTCGCTCCCGCAGCTTCAAGGACAAACCAGCCCCTCCACCGCCGATGCCATCGTCCGATCCGCCCGTTCTAGTGGAAAAGAAGCACAACCGTACCATCGGTAGCGGTTCGGAATCTCCGTTCGCTGGTTCCTATCGCAAGTACGACCTCAACTCGTCGTCAATCTACGACGAGCACATCATCTCATCACGCGCCTATCGGGGAGACATGAAACCTCTCAATTCAACTGCCAACAGTCCTGCCAGCAAGGAACGACGAAAGTCACCTTCCTACCAAACGGTCATTAACAAACACGGCGATCTGGTGGACTATGCTCTTCCATTCAGTGATACAACCGATACTCAGTCGGAACTGAACTGCACCAACGATATCCGAGCTTGCGAAGAGGTCATCAATGAAAATTTCCGCTTCCTGAACAGTGACATTCAGCGTTCCACCGTGGTAATCGATGACAGTACCAGCATGATCCACGAACCAATCAGCGTCCTGAAGGAACGAGCACCTCAAATCGTAACCGACCTGGATCGATCCAATCAAAGCACAGTTAAGGGCGAAGAAGTTGGCCTGTTCGATGAAGTTGATCTAGTAATCCACGAACCACAGGATATTCTACTGGAACTGGATTCGCTGGAAAAGTGGAGCAAAAGTATTCAGCTATCGGACGACTTTCTGCAGAAACAATTTACCGAGAAGGGGTTGCTAGAATACTTCCAGCGATCCTCCAGCCAGCTGCTGATCTGTTGGCCTAAAGAGGTTCACTACCGAGTTGGAGCGCTACGAAGCAGCTTTATGGCCCCGTTGGAATTCTCTTGTGGAATGTTTCGCAACACTCCGGTGACGTTGCGGAAATACTCGCTCAGTGTGGAACGTAGTTTGTACTTTGCCGAGGAAGCTTGCAAAAAAGATTTCGAACTGCTGAATCAGATCAAGCACTACGCAATCGCTACGCTGATGGCGGTTTGTTACGATGCCGGTCTTAACCAGGCTACCCTGGTGTTCGAACCGTTCGATTTTACTCTGTTTGACTACATTCATAAAATG AACAAGCGGCTGTCCTTACTACACGCCATTACTGTTGTGCAACAGATCTCGCTGGCTGTATCCTACCTGCAGGAGTGCGGTTACATTCATTCCAACATATCCAGTGGCTGCATTCTGATGAGAAGGTATCCGTACACAGTAAAACTGACATCATTTGAGTTGACCACCGAGGCTTCCGATTCGATTCGTAAAGAGATTGAAGAACGCTACGGCAGTACCTCATCTTCGCGAAATTCCATGACCTCTTCGCAACACGAAGAACTTAAGAAGATCACCACCTACTCGCGGTTGATAAAGAATGATGAACAGTTTCTACGGGATAAGTATCGTAAACTGTCCAAGCAAGTTTCCGAAAGCAGAAAAGGTCAGATTAGTCCTTTAGGTGACACTGGTGCGTACGATTGCCGAACTAGTCGCTACTTGCCGTACTGTAAAGAATACCGAGAAAAGTTTTCCCTCTTCTACTACGTCGCTCCTGAGCTACTGGTCCCGAAATCCAACTTCGTCTTCCCGAGCAAGAATACGGATGTGTATTCGCTTACATTGCTTCTGTGGGAGATCCTAAATGGCTACGTTCCATTTGTGGTGTACAGTCGACAAGAGTTGGAGAAATTACAGGCTTCTGCCAGTCTGCAGTTACCAATGTTCGAGAAAGAACGATGTGATCGCTTCCGACAAGTTTTCGAAAACGGACTAGCCTATCTCAACGGGCGAAAACTAACTGTAACGGATATATTGGATACCTTGGAATGTTTACTGATAGAGAACGGCTTGAATAAGAACTTCCAGGCAAATGAGTTTGCCGAGGACTACGAAGAACAATTGAACGCTTCGGAGATAAGAAAAAAGAACGAGCTGAACGACATTCGGAAGCAAAATGCAATGGAAAAGACGGATAAAATATATTTCCAATCCACCAATACGCAACCAGATTACGTCAACAAAACGACGAACGGTTCAGCTGATAGTGCCGTACCGAAACGAACGAAGCCGCAACCGAAGAAACCTTCTCGCAAGATAAACAAAACACCAGTGCAAAAGGAAGCAGTAGATGAGTCCAAACCGAAGAAGTCTCCGTTCGGTTCAAGCTTCAATCTGTCCCATTCGGCTATCTATCAATCGATATTCGATTTCAACAACAAATTCCTGTCACCTCGATCTTCGAAGCAGGTTGTCTACGGACGAACCAGTACGGTGAAGAAACACAAGAAACCCGACAGATCTAGCAAGCGTGCAGCTAAGGAACTTTTCGAGCCAACAACCTTCGACAACCAAACTGGTAGCTTCCACAGACTAAGCACAACAGAATCAGATAACAATCCAGACAAGGTCCCTATTGCAAACATACAACAAACTAAACAGAACGAGCCAGAAACCATTGGACCGTTGGAAGTTTACTGTAAGGAAAGTCCAGCAAAAACGAATATCAACAgcgaaaaatccaaatttttgaaGGAAATCATAGTGGATGAACCTCCGGCGTACGACTGCACAAACGAAAATCAACAGGCGGTATCCTGCGACAGTTCACCGGGAACCAAACGAAAGAGTCTCTGTTCGAAACTTTCCAACTCAATGCGATTCACCATCGGAGATTTCACGCTGCCCGATACCCCGATCGCTAGGAAGAACAAGATTCGAAAACACGCTTGGCTTTCCGATCAAAAACTGGTCATTTCCGATGAGAACACTTCAACACCGGTTTCACCGCAAGGTCGAAGAACTTGCTCGTTCTTCAACGATTTGAGCTCCCAGGTAGGCCGGGACAGTCGGTCCCATGGTGGTTTGAGTAATCCACTGAACTTGAACATTTCCTCGTCGATGCAGGAAATCAAACCGAGGAGAATTAATATTAGTGTGAATGTTATCCGAACGCCAGAGATGGGAGAAAAACTAAAAGCGCACAGCCAAGAGTTTAACAAAACAACACCGACAATCGTGGACATTGATCTTGACGAACCAGCTGCCCGGGAAGTTAACAATAAAGCGGAATCCGTTCATAATGTTTTTGAAGGTACCCTGTGGAAAAAAGAAAAGGAGATTTGCGAGCGTTCAAAACTTCACCACTCGGCTGACAGTCTTGACGAAGGACAGGCAGATACTTCGGCCACTGTGATAACAGCGCATTTAACTTCAGTTCGCGATGCAATACGTAAGATAGAGACTACTTTCGAAGATACCGGCTACGACTACAGCCCTAACAGAAAACTGGATTGTTCCAAAAAACCACCAGAAGGAAAAGTAATCTCCGAAGAGTCTGTTGTTGTTGAGGAAAATCTCCTCATTCCAACGAAAGTTCTTGAGCTTGAGAAAACAATCGAGCAGCATCCGCTAGAGAGCGAACCGCCGCGAGCGGTAACTCGATTGGACGTTGTGCTCACTAACAATACGTTGAACAAGAAGGAAGAACTACTACAGTATCAGCAGCAAACGGTACTGCCAGAAACACCCGTGTTCAACCCAAACTCACAGCTATTCATTCGCCGCAAAGCCAACAACGCCGCAAGCGTCATCCAGCGCACCGTTTACCGGGAAAGCATCGTCTCTAGTTCCGATCTACCCGGACTAGACACGACCAATACTTCACAAGCATCCAGCACGGCACTTCCTGCGGGAAGTGCACGCAAAAAGAAACTCACGACTCGAGTAACCGTAAACATGCGGAAGATTTCCCGTCGCGCCTCGGACATCGGAACCAGTCCGGCCAGTTCGCGACCCAGTTCACTCAATTTAGACGAGGATCTACCCCCGTCCGGATGTTTGACGCCAACGAATGGAACGGCCCCGGTGCGACATTCCTGCGGAAACGATTTGCTGAAAGCATTCACCAAGCTGCGTCTGGTGCAAAGTAACGAGGAATCCGGCGGGTCAAGATCTGTCAGCGTTAACGAGGATCGTGGCGTCGAACGGAGAAGTATGTGTACCCCGGTGAAGTCAACCGGGAGCGGTCGGACGGAAAAGTTTGTGTGCTGCAACTGCGGGAGCTCCATGGTGCCAGCTGATAGTTTGAATG TACCTACCGGAAGTCGCATCGGAGTATCGGCCGCATTCGGTGATTTGAATTTTCCTCGTGAAAGTTTAGCATCCATGTTCGAGGACAACCTAGGATTCATCCAGCAACCAGTCCCTGGCACCCCAATGTCACGACAAGCCCTCGCAGCGATCCCG AACGCAAAATCAACCGAGGACCTATATATTGACGACGATTTCTACCAGGGGCTGAATCTGGGTGCCAACATGGAACTGGTGGAGTTCATCGACGATGGGCACTATTTGGACGAGTTCGGTTATGACATCTATACGACCGAGGAAATTTACGACGCCGAAGAGCTTGAAGAGAATGCTGGTCAGGAACCCATCGGAAACGGAGATCCAAAGGAAGAGGAACAGTTTCTGTTCAAGTGTGCTAATTTGAACCCAACCAGTACGGAGGAAATCGGGTCGGTGTTTTCACCGACGCAGCCCGAAGAAGAGCTGAAACAGCTCGGGCAGGAGGACATGGATAAGTAA